In Dysidea avara chromosome 6, odDysAvar1.4, whole genome shotgun sequence, the genomic stretch taccatacaTAATTAGCGTTACACTTGGCACAGTGAGATCAAAGGAACAAACAGAGGTCTTAACACAGAAAATTGTAAAGTTAGCTTATTTGCCTTAAAAATTCACCAATCAAtccatgtacatatatggtatcaCTGATTTGGCATCTCAATTAttagtaaaatatttgcatacacttttttttgtttgtaattgagtAGTCCCCTGTGCATTATCGGCTTAATAAAATTGTGTATAGGTCGAAGACAGTTCGTTGTATAGGTATCGTGTATTATAAAAGTGCGTATTTTAGCACAAAGACTTAACCAGCATAGcaactacatgtacaaacaATTACTGTACACAAGTACTAATTCATGTACTATCACCAACCTTAATGGTAAATTTACTGACAATAGTGTCATtgcaaaaaagcaaaaaaaaaacaatgttATACAATTTTGAATTGAGgatataaaataaatttggtaaTTTCTGTTCATTAACAAACATGCTAGCTGCATGTGTCCGTATGGAGAAAATCATTTTGGTGGAGGCGTTTTTTTAGGTGGGAAAGGTTTTCCATAACAAAGCTTAGTGATACAGTTACCATTTTCTTTAAACTCCTCAATAAGGCTATCCTGAAAAGTTGAAAACCCACCTATCATTATAATACACTTGGCCTTTAGAGCAATAGCTTTCTGCATTGTTCCAATGTATCCTGTATCAGATACACCATTTGCTGCTGATATGAAGTCCTGCTCATACTCACTAACAGTTTTGTTGCCATAAAACATGTCTATAAGGTGTTGAAACATTTTCATAAATTCAGGACTCCGAGCATTGGCATTAGTCTGGTCACCAAATATTCCTATATCAGTGGCCAAGAAAGGCTTCAACCCAAACTGTTCCAAGATGTTCGGTAGCTGTCCAATGCAGTCATAGTAATGCTCTATTACTTCTGCATGATTAAACCCACCTGCCTCCATCTCTTGGAGCCGCCTTACTGTTCTAAATACAATTGCTGTGTACCCTTGGAAGTCAACATTTAAAACACGCTTTACATAATTTCTACTATCAGCTAATATTCTTGCACTAGGCAGCATCATTGTAAGCACATCATGTTCGTGTTCACGCTGAAGAGACTCGTCACCTATTCCAATTCTACCAATACCAGTCCATAGTGTAAAATAAATAGTAGAATTGCTATTAGGATCAAAGGGAGAATTAAAGATTTCCAGGGTATTGAAGTATTTTACAAAAGAGTAGCAAACAACCTTTTCAATTTTAAATCCCAAAAAGCCcaatagatttttcaaaatAGTTCGGAACCTTTGTGCTTCTGATACACATCCAGGGTTATTCTTAATATCATCACCCTCGAAAATCCCTCCAGGCTCATTGTACACTGATACTGCAAGAACAATATTTCTACTAGCATGCTCAACAAAATCATACCAATTTACCAGAGGAGGAACTTTAAAATTCTCTGTTCCTTCAGTCCAGTGATCAAGATCAAAATAGTCTCGGAAACGTAAGGAAGTATTAAAATTATGTTGATCTATGTTTTGATCTGAAAATCCCAGTACAGAGTCATGAGCAAATGGCTCAAGCACACCAAAGTTTCCTGACTTCTTGGCCCATTTTTGAAATGACCACATGTTCAACACTGCATTTGTCTGCTGCTCCCAATAACTGTGACAAACAGCAAACTTCTTGTGAGTTGTCTTTAATTGTTTTGTGACAGTTGTTATTTCTTCTGCTACCACAGTTTTATTATCAGTTGCAGCATCTGTTACATTTGTACTAGCTTCAACAGTGCTTAGATAGCTGTGAAAATGAACTATATAATTTCCAACAATACTGCTTTTACTTGAAGTAACACTGTAGTACCCAAACACGCTGACTAGCAGGGCACCTAACAGTATGAGTAGAGTTGTCCtataaacaaaatttaaaatacAACATACAACACTACGTATGGTCAAGAGTTACTCTTGGTATGGTCATGGACAGCTTATAAGACAACAGAAACTTTAGTGATAGGCTGAACGCCACTGTCTGTATTCATGGCATCATCAAAGTGGTTTCCATTTACACAGATAGCCTAGAAGTGCTATGAATAACAGCAGTCACATAGTATGTACAAGAAGCCATGGAAGGAAGACACATAATAAATGCTAGAAAGATTGTTTCAGTAAAAAAAAATGCTGTTGtaaaatgggggggggggggggggggggggttcagtTGAACTTCCTCAAATACCCTTGGGTACAGGCCAGCAGTTAGCATTATTACTTAGCACTATTACCCAGTACAAACTTCTTCAAAAGTACTCAACGACCATATGCACAAAACACACGTACACATATGCACGGGCACACACCAACGCTAGTCTGGCGCAGCCGCCCCTTCACaaacaggaagggtctggggactctagcattgtgtacttgtgcgaacttaccgaaaactggtgcgtccaatcaaatcgcTTGCCTGCCCATTTAGTGACGTAGATATCCGTTTTGGCTAACTTGATAGGCGACAAATTATGGTTTCTGTTTTGCTTGCCTCGAGTCTTGTCCAATTAGAACAACTTATCGTGAAGGAATAAGGATGGCATATTAAAAAAGTACGTTAAGTAGTCTTGTAAGTTAGAAGCAGTAAGTGTTTTTGAGCGCTCCCTGGACATGACTCGACTGAATATCGCAATGACTAACGATAATGATGCAATCTAATTATGGAAAACCACATCTCTCCCACTAATTACATTCCATTTGCACAAGTACACAATGCtagagtcaccagacccttcctgtttgcaaaggggcggccgcgccagactacaccaacgcatgcatacac encodes the following:
- the LOC136257658 gene encoding uncharacterized protein isoform X2; this translates as MQGALLVSVFGYYSVTSSKSSIVGNYIVHFHSYLSTVEASTNVTDAATDNKTVVAEEITTVTKQLKTTHKKFAVCHSYWEQQTNAVLNMWSFQKWAKKSGNFGVLEPFAHDSVLGFSDQNIDQHNFNTSLRFRDYFDLDHWTEGTENFKVPPLVNWYDFVEHASRNIVLAVSVYNEPGGIFEGDDIKNNPGCVSEAQRFRTILKNLLGFLGFKIEKVVCYSFVKYFNTLEIFNSPFDPNSNSTIYFTLWTGIGRIGIGDESLQREHEHDVLTMMLPSARILADSRNYVKRVLNVDFQGYTAIVFRTVRRLQEMEAGGFNHAEVIEHYYDCIGQLPNILEQFGLKPFLATDIGIFGDQTNANARSPEFMKMFQHLIDMFYGNKTVSEYEQDFISAANGVSDTGYIGTMQKAIALKAKCIIMIGGFSTFQDSLIEEFKENGNCITKLCYGKPFPPKKTPPPK
- the LOC136257658 gene encoding uncharacterized protein isoform X1: MNARTTLLILLGALLVSVFGYYSVTSSKSSIVGNYIVHFHSYLSTVEASTNVTDAATDNKTVVAEEITTVTKQLKTTHKKFAVCHSYWEQQTNAVLNMWSFQKWAKKSGNFGVLEPFAHDSVLGFSDQNIDQHNFNTSLRFRDYFDLDHWTEGTENFKVPPLVNWYDFVEHASRNIVLAVSVYNEPGGIFEGDDIKNNPGCVSEAQRFRTILKNLLGFLGFKIEKVVCYSFVKYFNTLEIFNSPFDPNSNSTIYFTLWTGIGRIGIGDESLQREHEHDVLTMMLPSARILADSRNYVKRVLNVDFQGYTAIVFRTVRRLQEMEAGGFNHAEVIEHYYDCIGQLPNILEQFGLKPFLATDIGIFGDQTNANARSPEFMKMFQHLIDMFYGNKTVSEYEQDFISAANGVSDTGYIGTMQKAIALKAKCIIMIGGFSTFQDSLIEEFKENGNCITKLCYGKPFPPKKTPPPK